The following coding sequences lie in one Methanobacterium alcaliphilum genomic window:
- a CDS encoding cobaltochelatase subunit CobN — protein MIILILIFLGSGTVFAGNSGDPLNTTQNGTVSGGVYTDSYYGFNESSQSSGSSNIVTKDFMDLPQNATVKWAQLSVVIYSGSQTANYSGYANVSFNDHQIGYEHLSSSYTMNTTALWLNDHVNRVSSDYLMFYDVTDLVKTQNTATVITTPTGSFDGRIKLINLVVAYDDGDTDEIFYWINFGHEALNTTIGTTYFNGTIAGEIKDANLTVVHLASNDGKYLFNGNNIPAGSPQGTYSGSNTWNVTDYCINTPVNILNYNNLDGFFYKIMMSILTVKYEAPATNDPDLKIPSIETSQLLLNQPSQVLVNIFNSGNSSASSFYVKLFDGATEIGSKLISNLDAWSSTSVSFNWTPDSAGYHNLKAIVDTENTVDESNETNNQLTLQVLVEKLRPDLTVLNLTLPSSSSVNTTYNITTVIANTGLNQSASFLVKLFDNGQEVGSQSINNLNVNENRTLTFSWKPNTIGSHILKIVIDPLNVINETNKTNNELSQSILVKEAGKIVVFLISDTTGTNILNTAALEILSEYPERFIIQIRSNSQVGNMTDSELVSYLSSCDVFIGEWLSTSVGTKLLSILKSQPALANKSVFLILEPPVSSLSESVELMKYSTINGVKLLSSYNTTQLTNYYNKTSRGTEYSDVLSYINSCGFPSLYNQATLYKDLNDKDNLKNQILWALNLAGAEVTYLNPTYSIGKQDYGIYRHKWYVKWDSTTNQYVMDLESYMADYFVSGRPCVGLIESTMYLESEMLQPYYEIIEALEAKGLNVIPVLAAGGSSTQLKVMLQAFTNATDVVAFVNNTSNYLIRVDAVIEMPAYGLGGDNFTSTTDFFNALNVPIIRAIHSDSITNEQWELSSTGLPTAGGDKWWHISISEAQGIILATFIGGKNTVINNQTGAEILGYVPQSVNIESMADKIRAWVQLKYTSNADKLLAIIYYNYPPGKDNIGSSYMNTVESVYNLLNILKSEGYNVTDIPKNESALRELMLAVGINVANWAPGVLVNLTENPNVILYPVSSYQAWFSKLDNLTQLQVIEGPVAYIGELCKKAVDLNYTEDMAEKIDAWYSEIIALLPENRTAAATPVLNNIKTALKNYVSTKNATYYQQFLTYKAQFFALNVSGMNGWGNIPGNVMVVKKNGVDYFVIPGLKFGNIFIGPEPQRGWEADADKLYHSSAVAPPHQYLAYFAYLQEQGTSAMIFMGRHATHEWLPGKETILATYDLPSVVTGSIPQIYFYISDGLAEGIQAKRRGFAVMISHLTPPMTFTALYGDLGKLSTLVSDYDGANATVRQDILTQIAQIIKKNSYNMGNTTVLTGDALIAAVESYLYDIQSTLYPYGLHAIGSPWTDEEIALLVTSMLSVDTEYLTGGGTTSLFNEVAKILKGKNYTDLTAAEKQTVQQKSISIVTSLIKWDVTTVATLLTTSPSANLKAILLKGKEYIKAVNDSVSNEINSLLDALNGGYVSPGSGGDPISNPDVLPTGTNFFDDQSSEIPTKEAYEYAKTLALLAMANMNDDMEKIALGIWCVETARDDGALVAMVLYFLGMEPQWSSSPSAGVNGHILNTMPKYVELSNLIRPSGWEKKRIDVVIITSGLFRDLYSRQAILLDNAFRVALARSYYTIINNNTLKNLNVKTALDKIMDGIGYYGLGSEELSQNYVAKHWVEDFIYYLSLNMTPEYAGEMAISRIFAPPEGDYGAGIAKAASLSWTWEERMEVAEYYLKRMGHIYTKNNWGVTNPAVFARALSGIDTMFASRNTNLYGVLDNDDFFDYWGGLSMALEKVNGKVPNFYVLDYANKNNAKTLTIEQYINRELVTREFNPSYIKAMMNEGYDGARYFSKFMKNLKGWATTRPSAVLNDYWNNVVDIYIKDKYNIGVNQFLNSADNTYALISMTGTLLEMAYKGIWKTDVNTLKLVANQWAQAAINNGVACCDCSCGNLAMMEWASQFINPNILAQFKSTIYAATQSASFAPSPTPNPSQGGSPSSGSSTPQSSESGSSSSDSSSSASESGSAGSDSNQEKVDESQTTPGESGEKAYEVSESSSGASTKSDMPIYAILGLVCLIGLFGAGYYFGPRKNN, from the coding sequence ATGATTATATTGATTTTAATATTCCTTGGAAGTGGAACTGTTTTTGCGGGAAACAGTGGGGATCCACTGAACACCACCCAGAATGGAACTGTGAGTGGTGGTGTTTACACTGATTCATATTATGGGTTCAATGAATCCAGCCAATCAAGTGGTTCATCGAATATAGTGACCAAAGACTTTATGGACCTTCCCCAGAACGCTACAGTAAAGTGGGCGCAATTGAGTGTGGTAATATACAGTGGCAGCCAGACTGCTAATTATAGCGGATATGCCAATGTGAGCTTCAATGACCACCAGATAGGATACGAACATCTAAGCAGCTCTTATACCATGAATACCACTGCTTTATGGCTCAATGATCATGTGAACCGAGTAAGCAGTGATTATTTAATGTTCTATGATGTTACTGATTTAGTGAAAACCCAGAACACCGCTACAGTCATAACCACCCCTACAGGTAGTTTTGACGGAAGGATAAAATTAATTAACTTAGTAGTGGCCTACGACGATGGCGACACTGATGAAATATTCTACTGGATCAATTTTGGGCACGAAGCTCTAAACACAACCATAGGAACTACTTATTTTAATGGCACCATAGCAGGGGAGATAAAGGATGCTAATTTGACGGTAGTGCACCTGGCCAGTAACGATGGAAAATATTTATTTAATGGCAACAACATCCCTGCTGGAAGCCCTCAGGGAACTTATTCTGGTTCAAATACATGGAATGTGACGGATTACTGCATAAATACTCCAGTCAATATCCTTAATTACAATAATCTCGATGGATTTTTCTATAAAATTATGATGAGTATTTTAACAGTTAAATACGAAGCACCTGCCACCAACGACCCTGATTTAAAAATACCAAGCATCGAAACTTCTCAACTATTACTTAACCAGCCCAGCCAGGTGCTGGTAAATATTTTCAACAGCGGTAATAGCAGTGCCAGCTCATTTTATGTTAAACTATTTGATGGGGCCACAGAAATTGGAAGTAAATTAATATCCAATTTAGATGCATGGAGTAGTACATCTGTATCTTTTAACTGGACTCCCGACAGTGCCGGTTATCACAACCTTAAAGCAATTGTAGACACAGAAAACACGGTTGATGAGAGTAATGAAACCAATAACCAACTTACACTGCAAGTTCTGGTTGAAAAATTACGTCCAGATTTAACGGTGCTTAATTTAACCCTGCCTTCATCCAGCTCAGTGAATACAACTTATAATATAACAACCGTGATTGCCAATACTGGTTTAAATCAGAGCGCTTCATTTTTAGTCAAATTATTTGACAATGGACAGGAAGTGGGAAGTCAAAGCATTAATAATTTAAATGTTAATGAAAATAGAACTCTAACATTTTCATGGAAACCAAACACCATCGGATCACATATCCTAAAGATAGTAATAGATCCATTAAATGTGATTAATGAAACTAATAAGACTAATAATGAATTATCACAATCAATACTGGTTAAAGAAGCAGGTAAAATAGTAGTGTTTTTAATTAGTGACACCACCGGAACCAACATATTGAACACCGCGGCACTGGAAATATTGAGTGAATATCCTGAGAGGTTCATTATCCAGATTAGGAGTAACAGCCAGGTGGGGAATATGACTGATAGCGAACTTGTCAGTTACCTTTCAAGCTGTGACGTTTTTATTGGGGAATGGTTAAGTACCAGTGTAGGCACAAAACTGCTTTCGATTTTAAAGTCCCAGCCAGCGCTGGCCAATAAATCTGTTTTTCTGATACTGGAACCACCAGTATCCTCATTATCTGAATCTGTAGAATTAATGAAATATTCAACTATAAATGGAGTTAAATTACTCAGCAGTTACAACACAACCCAACTAACCAACTATTACAATAAAACCTCCCGTGGAACCGAATACAGTGACGTCTTAAGCTACATTAATTCATGTGGTTTCCCCTCATTATACAATCAAGCCACTTTATACAAAGATTTAAATGACAAGGATAACCTTAAAAATCAGATATTATGGGCCCTGAACCTGGCAGGAGCAGAAGTAACCTACCTTAACCCAACATATTCCATAGGTAAACAGGATTATGGAATCTACCGTCACAAGTGGTATGTTAAGTGGGATTCCACCACCAATCAATATGTTATGGATCTGGAAAGTTACATGGCAGATTACTTTGTAAGTGGCCGGCCCTGTGTGGGTTTAATTGAAAGTACCATGTATCTGGAAAGTGAGATGCTTCAACCATATTACGAGATAATTGAAGCCTTAGAAGCTAAGGGTTTGAATGTAATACCTGTTCTGGCAGCCGGTGGAAGCAGCACTCAACTTAAAGTAATGCTTCAGGCATTTACCAATGCCACTGATGTGGTGGCCTTCGTTAACAACACCTCAAATTATTTAATAAGAGTAGATGCTGTTATTGAGATGCCTGCCTATGGATTAGGTGGAGATAATTTCACCAGCACCACCGACTTTTTTAATGCCCTGAATGTCCCTATTATACGGGCCATTCACTCAGATAGTATCACCAATGAACAGTGGGAATTGAGCAGTACCGGACTACCCACCGCTGGTGGAGATAAATGGTGGCATATATCAATTTCTGAAGCACAGGGTATAATACTGGCCACATTCATTGGTGGAAAAAATACGGTGATAAATAACCAGACCGGGGCTGAAATTCTAGGTTACGTGCCTCAAAGTGTGAATATTGAGTCTATGGCTGATAAAATAAGAGCATGGGTTCAATTAAAATACACATCCAATGCAGATAAACTCCTGGCAATTATATATTACAACTATCCTCCGGGAAAAGACAACATAGGATCCAGTTATATGAATACCGTGGAGAGTGTTTACAATCTTCTGAATATTTTAAAAAGTGAGGGTTACAATGTTACAGATATACCTAAAAACGAGTCAGCCCTTAGGGAACTGATGCTGGCTGTGGGCATAAATGTAGCTAATTGGGCTCCAGGAGTGCTGGTGAATCTCACGGAAAACCCCAATGTCATATTATATCCCGTGTCAAGTTATCAGGCCTGGTTCTCAAAACTGGACAATTTAACACAGCTCCAGGTAATTGAAGGACCCGTGGCTTATATTGGGGAGTTATGTAAAAAAGCAGTTGATTTAAACTACACTGAGGATATGGCAGAAAAGATAGATGCGTGGTATTCCGAGATCATTGCCCTTTTACCTGAAAACCGTACAGCAGCAGCGACGCCGGTTCTAAACAATATCAAAACAGCTCTGAAAAATTACGTATCCACCAAAAACGCCACCTATTACCAACAGTTTTTAACTTACAAGGCACAGTTTTTTGCATTGAATGTTTCTGGAATGAATGGTTGGGGTAATATACCAGGTAATGTGATGGTGGTTAAAAAGAATGGTGTTGATTATTTTGTAATCCCTGGATTGAAGTTCGGGAACATATTCATAGGCCCTGAACCTCAACGTGGATGGGAGGCAGATGCAGATAAGCTATACCACAGCAGTGCAGTAGCCCCTCCACACCAGTACCTGGCATACTTTGCCTACTTGCAGGAACAGGGCACCTCTGCCATGATATTCATGGGAAGACACGCTACTCACGAATGGTTACCTGGAAAAGAAACCATTCTCGCCACCTATGATCTACCAAGCGTGGTAACTGGTAGCATTCCCCAAATATATTTCTATATCTCTGATGGTCTGGCTGAAGGAATACAAGCAAAAAGAAGAGGTTTTGCTGTAATGATATCTCACCTAACACCACCAATGACTTTCACTGCACTCTATGGAGATTTAGGAAAACTATCCACTTTGGTAAGTGATTATGACGGCGCTAATGCCACAGTAAGACAAGATATATTGACCCAGATTGCACAGATAATCAAGAAAAATAGTTATAACATGGGAAACACCACGGTTTTGACAGGAGACGCATTGATTGCTGCTGTGGAATCATATTTATATGATATTCAAAGCACCCTTTACCCTTATGGTCTTCATGCCATTGGTTCACCATGGACTGATGAAGAAATCGCTCTTTTGGTGACATCCATGTTATCTGTGGATACAGAATACCTCACCGGAGGCGGAACCACTTCTCTGTTTAATGAAGTGGCTAAGATATTGAAAGGGAAAAATTATACTGATTTAACGGCTGCTGAAAAACAGACTGTTCAACAGAAATCTATAAGCATCGTTACTTCCCTGATTAAATGGGACGTGACAACAGTTGCCACTCTTTTAACCACCAGCCCCAGCGCCAATCTCAAGGCCATCCTGCTTAAAGGAAAAGAATATATTAAAGCAGTAAACGATAGTGTGTCTAATGAAATTAACAGCCTTTTAGATGCCTTAAATGGAGGTTACGTATCTCCTGGATCTGGAGGAGACCCTATAAGTAATCCTGATGTTTTACCAACAGGAACCAATTTCTTCGATGATCAATCATCTGAGATACCTACTAAAGAAGCATATGAGTATGCTAAAACCCTGGCCTTACTGGCCATGGCCAATATGAATGATGATATGGAAAAAATCGCTCTGGGCATATGGTGTGTGGAAACTGCCCGGGACGACGGTGCACTGGTGGCCATGGTATTGTATTTCCTGGGAATGGAACCACAGTGGTCCAGTTCACCCAGTGCAGGGGTTAATGGACATATACTTAACACCATGCCCAAATACGTGGAATTATCCAATCTGATTCGGCCAAGTGGCTGGGAAAAGAAAAGAATAGATGTGGTAATCATCACCAGTGGATTATTCAGAGACCTTTACTCCAGACAGGCCATACTTCTGGATAATGCATTCCGGGTGGCTCTGGCCAGATCTTATTATACCATCATTAACAACAATACCCTTAAAAATCTGAATGTGAAAACCGCTTTAGATAAGATAATGGATGGTATTGGATATTATGGTCTGGGCAGTGAAGAATTAAGTCAAAATTATGTAGCAAAACACTGGGTGGAAGACTTCATTTATTATCTGTCTTTAAATATGACTCCGGAGTACGCTGGTGAAATGGCCATCTCCCGCATATTCGCTCCACCTGAAGGCGATTATGGTGCAGGAATTGCTAAGGCCGCTTCACTGAGCTGGACCTGGGAAGAAAGGATGGAAGTGGCGGAGTACTATCTTAAACGAATGGGACATATTTACACTAAAAATAACTGGGGGGTAACCAATCCGGCAGTATTTGCCCGAGCCCTTAGCGGAATAGATACCATGTTCGCCAGTAGGAACACCAACCTTTATGGTGTCCTGGATAACGATGACTTCTTCGACTACTGGGGAGGTCTTTCCATGGCCCTGGAGAAAGTTAATGGTAAAGTACCCAACTTCTATGTACTGGATTATGCCAACAAGAACAATGCCAAAACCTTAACCATAGAACAATACATTAACCGGGAATTAGTAACCAGGGAATTCAATCCCAGCTACATCAAAGCCATGATGAACGAGGGTTACGACGGTGCCCGGTACTTCTCTAAATTCATGAAAAACCTTAAAGGGTGGGCTACTACCAGACCAAGCGCAGTATTGAATGATTACTGGAATAATGTGGTGGATATCTATATCAAAGATAAATACAATATAGGAGTTAACCAATTCCTTAACAGCGCTGACAACACCTACGCTCTTATCAGTATGACTGGTACGCTGCTGGAAATGGCTTATAAAGGTATCTGGAAAACCGATGTAAATACCCTGAAATTGGTGGCTAATCAATGGGCTCAAGCAGCCATAAATAATGGTGTGGCCTGTTGTGACTGCAGCTGCGGTAACCTGGCCATGATGGAGTGGGCTTCACAATTTATAAACCCTAATATTTTGGCTCAATTCAAAAGCACCATTTATGCTGCAACGCAATCAGCCAGTTTTGCCCCAAGCCCCACACCTAACCCCTCTCAAGGTGGATCACCATCATCTGGAAGTTCAACTCCTCAAAGTAGTGAGTCTGGTTCCAGCAGCTCTGATTCGTCTTCCAGTGCCAGTGAATCTGGTTCTGCTGGTTCAGATTCCAACCAGGAAAAAGTAGACGAATCTCAGACAACTCCAGGTGAGAGTGGTGAGAAGGCATACGAAGTTAGTGAATCCAGTTCAGGAGCATCAACCAAATCAGATATGCCAATTTATGCCATTTTAGGTTTAGTATGTTTAATTGGCCTATTTGGTGCAGGTTACTACTTCGGCCCTAGAAAGAATAATTAA
- a CDS encoding glycosyltransferase family 2 protein, whose product MMPTITLIILNWNNWKDTVECLESVYNINYPEFKVIVVDNGSEDESIEKIKEYCEGKLKVKSKFFKYNPESKTIDIQEYPKESSSPNNPQQLIIIANDDNYGFAGGNNIGMKFVLDNIPSEYVLLLNNDTVVDKDLLNHLVEPVLEDPAIGFVGPAVLYYDYKGSKNTINFAGGKYNPWTGHVSHMELKKEYTSNLKSKYVDYLEASCVLVKTEMIKKIGMLNTQYFLYWEDNEWCMRGLRAGYKCYFQSKAKIWHKISVSSPHHNKIYYMGRNKFWFIKEYSTKLQLVLSVIYFIFLEFIPFSFYYGVYTAWYPEFIKCYFKGAIKGLKTNQKE is encoded by the coding sequence ATGATGCCCACCATCACCCTAATCATATTGAACTGGAACAACTGGAAAGACACTGTTGAGTGTTTAGAATCAGTTTATAATATTAACTACCCTGAATTTAAGGTGATAGTTGTTGACAATGGCTCTGAAGATGAGTCTATTGAAAAAATAAAAGAATATTGCGAAGGCAAATTAAAAGTTAAGTCAAAATTCTTCAAATACAATCCTGAATCGAAAACAATAGATATCCAGGAATACCCTAAAGAATCTTCTTCACCGAATAATCCCCAACAACTCATTATAATAGCAAATGATGATAATTATGGTTTTGCCGGTGGAAATAATATTGGTATGAAGTTCGTATTGGATAATATACCATCAGAATATGTTCTACTTTTAAACAATGACACTGTGGTGGATAAAGACTTATTAAACCACCTGGTTGAACCGGTACTTGAAGACCCGGCAATCGGTTTTGTTGGTCCTGCAGTTTTATATTATGATTATAAAGGAAGTAAGAATACTATTAATTTTGCTGGCGGTAAATACAACCCCTGGACGGGGCATGTTTCCCATATGGAACTTAAAAAAGAATATACGTCTAATCTAAAATCAAAGTACGTGGACTATTTAGAAGCATCCTGCGTTTTAGTGAAAACAGAGATGATTAAAAAGATTGGTATGCTCAATACCCAGTATTTTCTCTACTGGGAGGATAATGAGTGGTGTATGAGAGGATTAAGAGCAGGTTATAAATGTTACTTCCAGTCAAAAGCAAAAATTTGGCATAAGATCTCTGTTTCCAGCCCACATCACAATAAAATTTATTACATGGGCCGTAACAAGTTTTGGTTTATAAAAGAATACTCCACTAAACTCCAGTTAGTCTTATCTGTAATCTATTTCATATTTCTCGAATTTATCCCTTTTTCATTTTACTACGGGGTTTACACTGCCTGGTATCCTGAGTTTATTAAGTGTTATTTTAAGGGAGCAATTAAAGGTCTTAAAACAAATCAAAAAGAATAA
- a CDS encoding glycosyltransferase — protein sequence MISLICVYNNKEYLDEILLKSLKKQDNFEFIPVDNNTHDTFTSASSALNHGSLKAKGKYLMFVHQDVEFLEEYSFKLLEEQLDNLNNLGMAGVAGKSGKSREVLTNILHGIPPAPAGKHKINEPEKVETIDECLMIVPRELFEKIQFDEEVCSGWHLYGVDYCLTLKNLNYNNYVLPLTVHHHSNASSYNEEYFHTLKKLFKKHSNESTIYTTMNNWHSNYPLLLQRFLDSPLWTLKQFLKRLT from the coding sequence ATGATATCCTTAATCTGTGTTTACAATAATAAAGAATATTTAGATGAGATTCTGCTTAAAAGTCTTAAAAAGCAGGATAATTTTGAATTTATCCCTGTGGATAATAATACCCACGACACGTTTACTTCGGCATCTTCTGCCTTAAACCATGGATCTTTAAAGGCAAAAGGAAAATATTTAATGTTCGTCCATCAGGATGTGGAATTTTTAGAGGAATATTCATTTAAATTATTAGAAGAACAATTAGATAATCTAAACAATTTAGGTATGGCTGGAGTTGCTGGAAAATCAGGAAAATCCCGGGAAGTTTTGACCAATATTTTGCATGGAATACCACCAGCCCCCGCAGGTAAACATAAAATAAACGAACCGGAAAAAGTAGAAACAATAGATGAGTGTTTGATGATTGTCCCTAGAGAACTATTTGAAAAAATTCAATTTGATGAGGAGGTCTGTAGTGGATGGCACCTTTATGGTGTTGATTATTGTTTAACTCTTAAAAATTTAAATTACAATAATTATGTCCTTCCTTTAACCGTCCACCACCATTCCAATGCATCATCCTATAATGAAGAGTATTTCCATACTTTAAAGAAGCTCTTTAAAAAGCACAGCAATGAATCAACCATTTACACTACCATGAATAACTGGCACAGTAACTACCCCTTACTTCTTCAGAGGTTTTTAGACAGCCCTCTGTGGACTTTAAAACAATTTTTAAAAAGATTAACATGA
- a CDS encoding glycosyltransferase family 4 protein: MRLLLIRSKTTDSAVFKTADSLHKQGFEVNLLVWDRQNNLNDKYPYTIHKFGLNAPYDTFTALLYLPLWWIYELMFLLKHDYDVVHSCDLDTLYPSIIAKLLKGNKLFYTIYDFYANNFPDMKPYFLSKLVRKIVSAVEKWGIGFTDTLFLTDENRYSEVKGAKVNNVVYIYNSPPDILENIERPSGDNLKIFYGGGILKQRGINYMVEAVEGLDNVKLLIGGSGPDAEDFKEYSSDEEGKIYYMGWLPTYEDILDRTIESDLLFRFLDPKIPRAKYDSPNKVFEAMMCGKPIIVNKEMGISRIIKKEECGETVPYADVDSLKKVLVRLRDDEEYRMRLGRNARRAYIEKYDWNIMEKRLKEAYSF; encoded by the coding sequence ATGAGATTATTACTTATTCGCTCAAAAACCACTGATTCAGCTGTATTTAAAACAGCAGACTCACTCCATAAACAGGGATTTGAGGTGAACTTACTGGTATGGGATCGTCAAAATAACTTAAATGATAAATATCCCTATACAATTCACAAATTCGGTTTAAATGCACCCTACGACACATTCACCGCATTACTATATCTCCCCTTGTGGTGGATATATGAATTAATGTTTTTATTAAAACACGACTATGATGTGGTTCATAGCTGCGATTTAGATACACTGTATCCATCTATAATTGCAAAATTATTAAAGGGCAATAAACTGTTTTACACCATTTACGACTTCTATGCCAATAACTTCCCGGATATGAAACCCTACTTTTTAAGTAAACTGGTTAGAAAAATCGTATCTGCAGTTGAAAAATGGGGGATTGGGTTTACAGATACCCTATTTTTAACTGATGAAAACAGATACTCGGAAGTGAAAGGGGCAAAAGTGAATAATGTGGTCTATATTTATAATTCACCTCCTGATATATTGGAGAACATTGAAAGACCCTCTGGTGATAATTTAAAGATATTCTACGGCGGAGGAATCCTCAAACAAAGGGGAATAAATTATATGGTGGAAGCCGTTGAAGGACTGGATAATGTTAAACTATTAATCGGAGGTTCTGGTCCTGATGCAGAGGATTTTAAAGAATATTCCTCGGATGAAGAGGGTAAAATATATTACATGGGATGGCTCCCTACCTATGAGGATATTTTAGATAGAACTATTGAATCGGATTTATTATTCAGATTCTTAGACCCTAAAATCCCAAGAGCAAAATATGACAGTCCCAACAAGGTATTTGAGGCCATGATGTGTGGTAAACCCATTATTGTGAATAAGGAAATGGGCATCAGCAGAATAATAAAAAAAGAAGAGTGCGGGGAAACGGTACCCTACGCTGATGTTGATTCATTAAAGAAAGTTTTAGTGAGATTAAGGGACGATGAAGAGTATAGGATGAGGTTAGGGAGAAATGCCCGCAGGGCCTATATAGAAAAGTATGATTGGAATATTATGGAGAAAAGGTTAAAAGAAGCTTATTCTTTTTGA